A genomic region of Streptomyces sp. R33 contains the following coding sequences:
- the efeB gene encoding iron uptake transporter deferrochelatase/peroxidase subunit, giving the protein MTESNTDIEISRRRLLGTVGAAGAAGLALGATGGALVHSALADSPAAAPGAAGSLASLGATEVAFHGDHQAGITTPLQAKGHVVAFDLAPGAGRKEAAALMRRWSDTARLLMAGKTVSSADTGIALDAGPSSLTVTFGFGHSFFERTGLTARRPTALDPLPDFSADRLDAQRSNGDLWVQIGADDGLVAFHALRALQKEAGDAARVRWQMNGFNRTPGATAAPMTARNLMGQIDGTGNPKPAEPDFDKRIFVPATGPGPAEHAWMGGGSYAVVRRIRMLLDDWDKQSLAQQEQVIGRTKATGAPLTGGKETTEMALDKIGPDGKPVIPSNAHARISAPEQNGGAAMLRRPFSFHDGIGADGTPDAGLLFICWQADPLRGFVPVQRKLDRGDALSEFIRHESSGLYAVPPAPRDGEYVGQRLLEG; this is encoded by the coding sequence GTGACCGAGAGCAACACCGACATCGAGATCTCCCGGCGCCGGCTGCTGGGCACGGTCGGCGCCGCAGGCGCCGCCGGGCTCGCGCTCGGCGCCACCGGCGGTGCACTCGTGCACTCCGCACTCGCCGACTCCCCGGCCGCCGCTCCCGGAGCGGCCGGGAGCCTTGCCTCCCTCGGCGCCACCGAGGTCGCGTTCCACGGCGACCACCAGGCCGGCATCACCACCCCGCTGCAGGCCAAGGGCCACGTCGTCGCCTTCGACCTGGCCCCGGGCGCCGGGCGCAAGGAGGCCGCCGCCCTGATGCGCCGCTGGTCCGACACCGCCCGCCTGCTGATGGCGGGCAAGACGGTTTCGTCCGCGGACACCGGGATCGCCCTCGATGCCGGACCGTCCTCCCTCACCGTCACCTTCGGCTTCGGGCATTCCTTCTTCGAGCGCACCGGGCTCACCGCCCGCCGTCCCACCGCCCTCGACCCGCTGCCCGACTTCTCCGCCGACCGGCTCGACGCCCAGCGCAGCAACGGCGACCTGTGGGTCCAGATCGGCGCCGACGACGGGCTCGTCGCCTTCCACGCCCTGCGCGCCCTGCAGAAGGAGGCGGGGGACGCCGCCCGCGTGCGCTGGCAGATGAACGGCTTCAACCGGACCCCCGGCGCCACCGCCGCCCCGATGACCGCCCGCAATCTCATGGGCCAGATCGACGGCACCGGCAACCCGAAGCCCGCTGAGCCGGACTTCGACAAGCGGATCTTCGTCCCCGCCACCGGCCCCGGGCCCGCCGAGCACGCCTGGATGGGCGGGGGCTCGTACGCCGTCGTACGCCGCATCCGGATGCTCCTCGACGACTGGGACAAGCAGTCCCTGGCACAGCAGGAGCAGGTCATAGGACGTACGAAGGCCACCGGCGCCCCCCTCACCGGCGGCAAGGAGACCACCGAGATGGCCCTCGACAAGATCGGCCCCGACGGCAAACCGGTCATCCCGTCCAACGCGCACGCGCGGATCTCCGCCCCCGAGCAGAACGGCGGGGCCGCCATGCTCCGGCGTCCCTTCTCCTTCCACGACGGGATCGGCGCAGACGGCACCCCGGACGCGGGGCTCCTCTTCATCTGCTGGCAGGCCGATCCGCTGCGCGGTTTCGTCCCCGTCCAGCGCAAGCTCGACCGCGGCGACGCCCTGTCGGAGTTCATCCGGCACGAGTCCAGCGGGCTGTACGCGGTACCGCCCGCCCCCCGCGACGGTGAGTACGTGGGGCAGCGGCTGCTCGAAGGATGA
- a CDS encoding copper resistance CopC/CopD family protein, which produces MTAIAPSPARVRAAALLPRLALVLAALLAALFTAAGPATAHAALTASDPKEGAVVATAPAQVTLSFSEQVAMGDDSIRVMDPQGRRVDTGELRDMCSGSTIRYGTALHSGLPDGTYTVAWQAVSADSHPVSGAFTFSIGAPSATSVALPTGQAGGGPVGIVYGIARYAAYAGFTVLVGGAAFILLCWRRGAAQRPLQKLVVRAWVTLTAATLAMLVLRNPYTGSGRFADALDLDGLKAVLETKPGASLLSRLLLLGAAALFIAVLFGAFARRTAETGDIGKGKGKNGDKDKGQAADKEANDLLFGLGIGGAVVAGGIAATWSLSEHASTGVQPGIAMPADILHLLAVAAWLGGLTALLVALHKVPGIEREAVQRFSRVAFVSVLVLTVTGIYQSWRQVGSWSALTGTSYGQLLLLKVGLVAALVGIAYVSRSWTARLTDAPAGKPAKVGRQRDVSRETQPAAVTVPDDPKRAAQLARQRAARENAREKQVRDADPNRAGLRRSVLAEAGVAVVLLAVTTVLTSTEPGRTAEQASGRDSAATAVPNRAIKITLPFDTGGENGKGSVRVELDPGRVGANSLHVWVDDPEGKPLDIPEIKVAFTLPAKDIGPLPLIPERAAPGHWSASGVQLPLAGEWRIDVSVRTSDIDQTTVQKNVKIG; this is translated from the coding sequence ATGACGGCCATCGCCCCCTCCCCGGCCCGCGTCCGGGCCGCGGCACTCCTGCCGCGGCTCGCGCTGGTCCTCGCAGCCCTGCTGGCAGCCCTGTTCACCGCGGCCGGCCCGGCCACGGCACACGCCGCACTCACCGCGAGCGACCCCAAGGAAGGGGCGGTGGTCGCCACGGCACCCGCCCAGGTCACCCTGTCCTTCTCGGAGCAGGTCGCCATGGGCGACGACTCGATCCGCGTCATGGACCCGCAGGGCAGGCGGGTGGACACCGGCGAACTGCGCGACATGTGCAGCGGATCCACCATCCGCTACGGCACCGCACTGCACTCGGGGCTGCCGGACGGTACGTACACCGTCGCCTGGCAGGCCGTGTCCGCCGACAGCCACCCCGTCTCCGGTGCCTTCACCTTCTCCATCGGCGCCCCCTCGGCGACCAGCGTCGCCCTGCCCACCGGGCAGGCGGGCGGCGGACCCGTCGGCATCGTGTACGGCATCGCCCGCTACGCCGCCTACGCCGGCTTCACGGTCCTCGTCGGCGGGGCCGCCTTCATCCTGCTGTGCTGGCGCCGCGGCGCGGCGCAGCGCCCGCTGCAGAAGCTCGTCGTGCGCGCCTGGGTCACGCTCACCGCCGCCACGCTCGCGATGCTGGTGCTCCGCAACCCGTACACGGGGTCGGGGAGGTTCGCCGACGCGCTGGACCTCGACGGCCTCAAGGCCGTTCTGGAGACCAAGCCGGGCGCCTCCCTGCTCTCCCGGCTGCTGCTTCTCGGCGCCGCCGCGCTGTTCATCGCCGTGCTGTTCGGCGCCTTCGCGCGCAGGACCGCCGAGACCGGGGACATCGGCAAGGGCAAGGGCAAGAACGGGGACAAAGACAAGGGGCAGGCTGCGGACAAGGAGGCCAACGACCTGCTCTTCGGCCTCGGCATCGGCGGAGCCGTCGTCGCCGGCGGGATCGCCGCCACCTGGTCGCTGTCCGAGCACGCCTCGACCGGCGTCCAGCCCGGGATCGCCATGCCCGCCGACATCCTGCACCTGCTGGCCGTCGCCGCCTGGCTCGGCGGGCTCACCGCACTGCTCGTCGCCCTCCACAAGGTCCCCGGGATCGAACGCGAGGCGGTCCAGCGGTTCTCCCGGGTCGCGTTCGTCAGTGTCCTGGTGCTGACCGTTACCGGCATCTACCAGTCCTGGCGCCAGGTCGGCAGCTGGTCGGCCCTCACCGGTACCAGCTACGGACAGCTCCTGTTGCTGAAGGTCGGGCTCGTTGCCGCCCTGGTCGGCATCGCCTACGTCTCCCGCTCGTGGACCGCACGGCTCACCGACGCACCTGCCGGGAAGCCGGCCAAGGTCGGTCGGCAGCGCGATGTTTCACGTGAAACACAGCCGGCCGCCGTCACGGTCCCCGACGACCCCAAGCGCGCCGCCCAGCTCGCCCGCCAGCGTGCCGCCCGCGAGAACGCACGCGAGAAGCAGGTCCGCGACGCCGATCCGAACCGGGCGGGGCTGCGTCGCTCCGTCCTCGCCGAGGCCGGGGTCGCCGTGGTCCTGCTCGCCGTGACCACTGTCCTGACCAGCACCGAACCCGGCCGGACCGCCGAGCAGGCGAGCGGCCGCGACTCCGCGGCCACCGCAGTCCCCAACCGCGCGATCAAGATCACGCTGCCGTTCGACACCGGCGGCGAGAACGGCAAGGGATCGGTCCGGGTGGAGCTCGACCCGGGCCGGGTCGGCGCCAACTCGCTCCACGTCTGGGTCGACGACCCCGAGGGCAAGCCCCTCGACATCCCCGAGATCAAGGTCGCCTTCACCCTCCCCGCCAAGGACATCGGCCCCCTGCCGCTCATCCCGGAGCGCGCGGCCCCCGGACACTGGAGTGCATCCGGCGTCCAGCTTCCGCTCGCCGGGGAATGGCGGATCGACGTGAGCGTCCGTACCTCCGACATCGACCAGACGACCGTGCAGAAGAACGTGAAGATCGGCTGA
- a CDS encoding copper chaperone PCu(A)C codes for MNARTTRTLAAALSLTAALAISGCSSDSDSASAAKAGTDKPKMTVTGAFMPEPVNDKMAGAFMVIKNDSNTADKLTAVTSPLSDDLQIHETKDQKMQQVAAMDVPANGELKLERGGNHVMFMGLKNTPKVGDKVTVELRFEKADPVKVELDVKERTYNAQNTSAH; via the coding sequence GTGAACGCCCGCACCACCCGCACCCTCGCCGCCGCACTCTCCCTGACGGCAGCGCTCGCCATATCCGGCTGCTCCTCGGACTCCGACTCCGCCTCCGCCGCCAAGGCCGGCACGGACAAGCCGAAGATGACGGTCACCGGCGCCTTCATGCCGGAGCCCGTGAACGACAAGATGGCCGGCGCGTTCATGGTCATCAAGAACGACTCGAATACCGCCGACAAGCTCACGGCCGTCACCAGCCCGCTCTCGGACGATCTGCAGATCCACGAGACCAAGGACCAGAAGATGCAGCAGGTCGCGGCCATGGACGTGCCGGCCAACGGCGAGCTGAAGCTGGAGCGCGGCGGCAACCACGTCATGTTCATGGGGCTGAAGAACACGCCGAAGGTAGGTGACAAGGTCACCGTCGAGCTGCGCTTCGAAAAGGCCGACCCGGTCAAGGTCGAGCTGGACGTGAAGGAACGGACGTACAACGCCCAGAACACCAGCGCCCACTGA
- a CDS encoding SCO family protein, giving the protein MRTTRVTVAALAAAAALTLTACGGEPVKPDAVTQITGQSKTGTATVLDRPFDKPELVLTDTTGKPWNLREQTKGKPTLIYFGYTNCPDVCPLTMSNIAVAKKALPKADQDKLQVVFVTTDPERDTPDSLGAWLKAQDPSFTGLTGDFATIQAAARKLGIGIEAAKKEADGSVVSMHGAQVIAFSPKTDEGYLLYGEGSTVDDYTKDLPKIIKGENP; this is encoded by the coding sequence ATGCGCACCACACGTGTGACGGTCGCCGCCCTCGCGGCAGCGGCCGCGCTCACCCTCACCGCCTGCGGCGGTGAGCCCGTCAAGCCCGACGCGGTCACGCAGATCACCGGCCAGTCCAAGACCGGGACCGCCACGGTCCTCGACCGCCCCTTCGACAAGCCGGAGCTGGTCCTGACGGACACCACCGGCAAGCCGTGGAACCTGCGCGAGCAGACCAAGGGCAAGCCGACGCTCATCTACTTCGGCTACACCAACTGCCCGGACGTGTGCCCCCTGACGATGAGCAACATCGCCGTCGCCAAGAAGGCACTCCCCAAGGCCGACCAGGACAAGCTCCAGGTCGTGTTCGTCACCACCGACCCCGAACGGGACACTCCCGACTCCCTCGGCGCGTGGCTCAAGGCCCAGGACCCGTCCTTCACCGGACTGACCGGGGACTTCGCCACCATCCAGGCCGCCGCGCGCAAGCTCGGCATCGGTATCGAGGCCGCCAAGAAGGAGGCCGACGGCAGCGTCGTCTCCATGCACGGCGCCCAGGTCATCGCGTTCTCGCCCAAGACCGACGAGGGGTACCTCCTCTACGGCGAAGGCAGCACCGTCGACGACTACACCAAGGACCTGCCGAAGATCATCAAGGGAGAGAACCCGTGA
- a CDS encoding YcnI family protein: MKTSRVSFAAALAAGTVLVLSGTASAHVGVQPGEAAKGGYATINFKVPNERDNASTTQLEVNFPVDQPLTSVMPQDIPGWTVTVEKSKLDKPLTVHGKQVNEAVTKVTWSGGKIEPGKFQQFPVSVGKLPDNADQMVFKAIQTYDNNEIVRWIEEPKEGAAEPQNPAPVLKLTAAKAADGHHDDKNAAAAEDDKGHDEAAAHASDTTARALGIAGIVIGLGGVAFGIASRRRAS, encoded by the coding sequence ATGAAGACCTCTCGCGTCTCCTTCGCCGCCGCCCTTGCCGCCGGCACCGTCCTCGTCCTGTCCGGCACCGCTTCCGCGCACGTCGGCGTGCAGCCCGGAGAGGCCGCCAAGGGCGGCTACGCGACGATCAACTTCAAGGTTCCGAACGAGCGCGACAACGCCTCGACCACGCAGCTGGAAGTCAACTTCCCCGTGGACCAGCCGCTGACGTCCGTCATGCCGCAGGACATCCCGGGCTGGACCGTCACGGTCGAGAAGAGCAAGCTCGACAAGCCGCTCACCGTCCACGGCAAGCAGGTCAACGAGGCCGTCACCAAGGTGACCTGGAGCGGCGGCAAGATCGAGCCCGGCAAGTTCCAGCAGTTCCCGGTCTCCGTCGGCAAGCTGCCCGACAACGCGGACCAGATGGTCTTCAAGGCGATCCAGACGTACGACAACAACGAGATCGTCCGCTGGATCGAGGAGCCCAAGGAAGGCGCGGCGGAGCCTCAGAACCCGGCGCCCGTCCTGAAGCTGACCGCGGCCAAGGCGGCCGACGGCCACCACGACGACAAGAACGCCGCGGCCGCCGAGGACGACAAGGGCCACGACGAGGCCGCCGCACACGCCTCCGACACGACCGCACGGGCCCTCGGCATCGCGGGCATCGTCATCGGCCTCGGCGGCGTCGCCTTCGGTATCGCCTCGCGTCGCCGCGCCTCCTGA
- a CDS encoding ATP-binding protein, producing MSIWWSLHLRREAASVPLARRLLLGTMETAGVDPDISFDLSVALSEACANAVEHGGPAAEAGVGAEPDPEACAAYRVTAYLDGDCCRIEVTDSGPGFPAATVAGRRPPPAGPSEPSEREHGRGLWLIAELADHVRLRNRPGRGAVVSFDKILKWREGALLKAS from the coding sequence ATGAGCATCTGGTGGTCTCTCCACTTGAGGCGCGAAGCCGCGAGCGTGCCGCTCGCCAGGCGTTTGCTGCTGGGGACGATGGAGACCGCGGGGGTGGACCCGGACATCTCCTTCGATCTGTCGGTGGCGCTGAGCGAGGCCTGCGCGAACGCGGTGGAGCACGGCGGCCCGGCGGCCGAAGCCGGTGTGGGCGCGGAACCCGATCCGGAGGCGTGCGCGGCGTACCGCGTCACGGCGTACCTGGACGGGGACTGCTGCCGCATCGAGGTGACCGATTCGGGCCCGGGATTCCCGGCGGCGACGGTCGCGGGGCGCAGACCCCCGCCGGCCGGCCCCTCCGAGCCTTCGGAGAGGGAGCACGGCCGGGGCCTTTGGCTGATCGCGGAGCTCGCCGACCACGTCAGGTTGCGCAACCGGCCGGGCCGGGGCGCGGTGGTCAGCTTCGACAAGATCCTGAAATGGCGTGAGGGAGCGCTGCTGAAGGCGTCGTAG
- a CDS encoding aminopeptidase P family protein, with protein MADELTPETPEEEQPQKKHKQRKNGLYPGVSDELAENMRTGWADTELHGLEPIAQAAHTAARRAALSARFPGERLVVPAGRLKTRSNDTEYPFRASTEYAYLTGDQTENGVLVLEPAGETGHTATVYLLPRSDRENGEFWLSGQGELWVGRRHSLAEAEQLLGIPAKDVRKLAEELTEAEGPVRNVRGHDSVIETALTDKVTKERDEELRVYLSEARAVKDDFEIGELQKAVDSTVRGFEDVVKVLDKAEATSERYIEGTFFLRARVEGNDVGYGSICAAGPHACTLHWVRNDGDVRSGDLLLLDAGVETHSLYTADVTRTLPINGTYTDIQRKIYDAVYASQEAGIAAVKPGAKFRDFHDASQHVLAEKLVEWGLLEGPVERVLELGLQRRWTLHGTGHMLGMDVHDCAAARTEAYVDGTLEPGMCLTVEPGLYFQADDLTVPEEYRGIGVRIEDDILVTEDGNRNLSAGLPRASADVEAWMARLKG; from the coding sequence GTGGCGGACGAGCTCACCCCGGAGACCCCGGAAGAAGAGCAGCCCCAGAAGAAGCACAAGCAGCGCAAGAACGGGCTGTACCCGGGCGTCAGCGACGAACTCGCGGAGAACATGCGCACGGGCTGGGCCGACACCGAGCTGCACGGGCTGGAGCCGATCGCGCAGGCCGCGCACACCGCCGCCCGCCGCGCCGCGCTGTCCGCCCGCTTCCCCGGCGAGCGCCTGGTCGTGCCCGCAGGCCGGCTCAAGACCCGCTCGAACGACACCGAGTACCCCTTCCGCGCCTCGACCGAGTACGCGTACCTGACCGGCGACCAGACCGAGAACGGCGTCCTGGTCCTCGAGCCCGCGGGCGAGACCGGCCACACGGCCACCGTCTACCTGCTGCCCCGCTCGGACCGCGAGAACGGCGAGTTCTGGCTGTCCGGCCAGGGCGAGCTGTGGGTCGGCCGCCGCCACTCCCTGGCCGAGGCCGAGCAGCTGCTGGGCATCCCCGCGAAGGACGTCCGCAAGCTCGCCGAGGAGCTGACCGAGGCCGAGGGCCCGGTCCGCAACGTCCGTGGCCACGACTCCGTCATCGAGACCGCTCTGACCGACAAGGTCACCAAGGAGCGCGACGAGGAGCTGCGCGTCTACCTCTCCGAGGCACGCGCCGTGAAGGACGACTTCGAGATCGGCGAGCTGCAGAAGGCCGTCGACTCCACCGTCCGCGGCTTCGAGGACGTCGTGAAGGTCCTGGACAAGGCCGAGGCCACGTCCGAGCGCTACATCGAGGGCACGTTCTTCCTCCGCGCCCGCGTCGAGGGCAACGACGTCGGCTACGGCTCCATCTGCGCCGCCGGCCCGCACGCCTGCACCCTGCACTGGGTCCGCAACGACGGCGACGTCCGCTCCGGCGACCTGCTGCTGCTCGACGCCGGTGTGGAGACCCACTCCCTCTACACCGCCGACGTCACGCGCACGCTGCCGATCAACGGCACGTACACCGACATCCAGCGCAAGATCTACGACGCGGTGTACGCGTCCCAGGAAGCCGGCATCGCCGCCGTCAAGCCGGGTGCGAAGTTCCGCGACTTCCACGACGCCTCGCAGCACGTCCTGGCCGAGAAGCTCGTCGAGTGGGGCCTGCTCGAGGGCCCGGTCGAGCGCGTCCTGGAGCTCGGCCTGCAGCGTCGCTGGACCCTGCACGGCACGGGCCACATGCTCGGCATGGACGTCCACGACTGCGCCGCCGCGCGCACCGAGGCGTACGTCGACGGCACGCTGGAGCCGGGCATGTGCCTCACCGTCGAGCCCGGTCTGTACTTCCAGGCCGACGACCTGACCGTGCCCGAGGAGTACCGCGGGATCGGCGTGCGGATCGAGGACGACATCCTGGTCACCGAGGACGGCAACCGGAACCTGTCGGCCGGGCTGCCCCGCGCCTCGGCCGATGTCGAGGCCTGGATGGCGCGCCTCAAGGGCTGA
- a CDS encoding PP2C family protein-serine/threonine phosphatase — MLDIDPRVRVDVDSLMAAQHDLGVCDAIWRIAPGGKADAMSAPHLPKVAGIDPAVTAVPQTAAPTPARTAPAPAPAPVPGPSTLIQDRLAGMVSDLTTLHELTERLARARDLDSSLQEFLRAGAALVGARRGLVVLEPSDGLGPTATIGLGLGRADLGHIETVPRTATSYGRILDGLPDAQGGSEVLPEPDAAPGSGGYGTPVDPRHREVAARLGYAASYALPLTAEATGRLGAAVWLYDEQAEPSDRQRDLAGLYVRHAAEHLARMLEVERFRSRLATVAEELLPSRLPRIPGVQLAARHHTGPRGGGDWYDALPLPEGALGLAVGSVTGAGPSAVAAMGRLRASLRAYAVMEGEDPVAVLSDLELLLRLTEPARCATALFAYCEPAQRKIILAGAGHTPPLLVGERRTEYVETSLSAPLGMLSCWEAPSVEIEPAPGETVLLYTDGLLRRTGDPMDRAYARLHAAAAGVPRGIRDDPAAVCDHILRTVLPEDDPALAPAGSEAAAAPSGTTVAMAATEDGVEDIVLLAARFD; from the coding sequence ATGCTGGACATCGATCCTCGTGTGCGTGTAGATGTGGATTCATTGATGGCGGCGCAGCACGATCTGGGGGTTTGCGATGCTATATGGCGAATCGCACCAGGTGGAAAGGCGGACGCCATGAGCGCCCCGCATCTGCCGAAAGTGGCTGGAATCGATCCAGCAGTTACCGCGGTCCCGCAGACTGCGGCGCCCACGCCCGCCCGAACAGCCCCCGCACCGGCCCCGGCACCGGTTCCCGGACCGAGCACGCTGATCCAGGACCGCCTGGCGGGGATGGTCTCCGATCTGACCACCCTCCACGAGCTCACCGAACGCCTCGCCCGCGCCCGTGACCTCGACTCCTCCCTCCAGGAGTTCCTGCGTGCCGGAGCCGCACTCGTCGGCGCCCGCCGCGGCCTGGTCGTCCTGGAGCCCTCCGACGGGCTCGGCCCGACCGCCACGATCGGCCTGGGCCTCGGCCGCGCGGACCTCGGGCACATCGAGACCGTCCCGCGCACCGCGACCTCGTACGGCCGGATCCTCGACGGGCTCCCCGACGCCCAAGGCGGCTCCGAGGTGCTCCCCGAACCCGACGCCGCCCCCGGCTCGGGCGGGTACGGCACCCCGGTCGACCCCCGCCACCGCGAGGTCGCCGCCCGGCTCGGCTACGCCGCCAGCTACGCCCTGCCGCTCACCGCCGAGGCCACCGGCCGGCTCGGCGCGGCCGTCTGGCTCTACGACGAGCAGGCCGAGCCGAGCGACCGCCAGCGCGATCTCGCCGGGCTCTACGTCCGCCACGCCGCCGAACACCTGGCCCGGATGCTCGAGGTGGAACGGTTCCGCAGCCGGCTGGCCACGGTCGCCGAGGAGCTGCTGCCCAGCCGGCTCCCCCGGATCCCCGGCGTCCAGCTCGCTGCCCGCCACCACACCGGACCGCGCGGCGGCGGCGACTGGTACGACGCGCTGCCGCTGCCGGAGGGCGCCCTGGGGCTGGCCGTCGGCTCCGTCACCGGAGCGGGGCCCAGCGCGGTCGCCGCGATGGGGAGGCTGCGGGCGTCGCTGCGCGCGTACGCCGTCATGGAGGGGGAGGACCCCGTCGCGGTCCTGTCCGATCTGGAGCTGCTGCTGCGCCTGACCGAGCCCGCGCGCTGCGCGACCGCGCTGTTCGCGTACTGCGAGCCCGCCCAGCGCAAGATCATCCTGGCCGGAGCGGGGCACACCCCGCCGCTGCTCGTCGGCGAGCGCCGCACGGAGTACGTGGAGACCTCGCTCTCCGCGCCGCTCGGGATGCTGTCGTGCTGGGAAGCGCCGAGCGTGGAGATCGAACCTGCGCCCGGAGAAACGGTGCTGCTGTACACCGACGGGCTGCTGCGGCGGACCGGCGACCCGATGGACCGGGCCTACGCACGGCTGCACGCCGCGGCCGCGGGGGTGCCCCGCGGCATCCGGGACGATCCGGCGGCCGTGTGCGACCACATCCTGCGGACGGTGCTGCCCGAGGACGACCCGGCGCTCGCGCCCGCCGGATCCGAGGCTGCCGCCGCCCCTTCCGGCACCACCGTCGCCATGGCCGCCACGGAGGACGGGGTGGAGGACATCGTCCTGCTCGCCGCCCGTTTTGACTGA
- a CDS encoding bifunctional DNA primase/polymerase, whose protein sequence is MREILGRRLQRLRNRLKSLRPAPGQSGDQALFDAALTCATAWQWPVLPGVGRSGADSTRCACPDPDCVVPGAHPFDPGLLAATTDPRMVAWWWTNRPTAPVLLATGGSAPCAVSLPAAAAARAVVRLDAQGMRLGPIVATPTRWSLLVAPYSLERLGELLYAKDHVPSALRFHGEGGYLLLPPSPASGGGQVRWEREQADAGGPWLPEVEAVVDALVEASTGASGGGSRLAY, encoded by the coding sequence ATGCGCGAGATCCTCGGAAGGCGTCTCCAGCGGCTCCGCAATCGCCTGAAATCCCTTCGCCCCGCCCCCGGGCAGAGCGGTGACCAGGCCCTCTTCGACGCGGCGCTCACCTGCGCCACCGCCTGGCAGTGGCCGGTGCTGCCCGGCGTCGGCCGCTCCGGCGCCGACAGCACCCGGTGCGCCTGCCCCGATCCCGACTGCGTCGTCCCCGGCGCCCACCCCTTCGACCCCGGGCTGCTGGCGGCCACCACCGACCCCCGGATGGTGGCCTGGTGGTGGACCAACCGGCCCACCGCGCCCGTGCTGCTGGCCACCGGGGGGTCCGCGCCGTGTGCCGTGAGCCTGCCGGCCGCCGCGGCCGCGCGGGCCGTCGTACGGCTGGACGCGCAGGGGATGCGGCTGGGTCCGATCGTGGCCACCCCCACCCGGTGGTCGCTCCTGGTCGCGCCGTACTCGCTGGAGCGGCTCGGCGAACTCCTGTACGCCAAGGACCACGTGCCCTCCGCGCTGCGCTTCCACGGCGAGGGCGGCTACCTGTTGCTCCCGCCCTCCCCCGCGTCCGGGGGCGGGCAGGTGCGGTGGGAGCGCGAGCAGGCCGATGCCGGGGGCCCGTGGCTGCCGGAGGTCGAGGCCGTCGTGGACGCACTGGTCGAGGCGAGCACCGGGGCCTCCGGCGGAGGCAGCCGGCTCGCGTACTGA
- a CDS encoding DUF5926 family protein, with product MAKKRPAAKTAKPQLKNGEIPVVGAREPCPCGSGRRYKACHGAAAAHAVTEHVARPFEGLPGECDWVALRELVPAATIPLTLKGGLPEGVPSVTLVTVLPMAWPALRREDGSVLLGLQNDSTTGDLSRDMADTLERALVAEPGTPIPARRVPAEGPRLQDLLDTDGVFEPVVHSGFEFWIPDAESAQSASPEIAASLERANAAAIPTVKLAGVDAAYWCETPDKNHLRWVMPHPEEKLLDALARLHAAGTSSLGEGTRLVGSFRAHGLMVPVWDLPTGVTADDVEKPAAEFAERLATALAADAPLTAEERRARGGLTNRQVTLS from the coding sequence ATGGCCAAGAAGCGCCCCGCAGCCAAGACTGCAAAGCCGCAGCTCAAGAACGGGGAGATCCCGGTGGTGGGCGCACGCGAGCCCTGCCCCTGCGGATCCGGGCGCCGCTACAAGGCCTGCCACGGAGCAGCCGCCGCGCACGCCGTCACCGAGCACGTCGCACGCCCCTTCGAGGGCCTGCCCGGCGAGTGCGACTGGGTCGCGCTGCGCGAGCTCGTGCCCGCGGCGACCATCCCGCTGACGCTCAAGGGCGGCCTGCCCGAGGGCGTCCCCTCCGTCACGCTGGTGACCGTACTGCCCATGGCCTGGCCGGCGCTGCGCCGCGAGGACGGGTCCGTCCTGCTCGGCCTGCAGAACGACTCGACCACCGGGGACCTCTCCCGGGACATGGCCGACACGCTGGAGCGCGCGCTCGTCGCGGAACCGGGTACCCCGATTCCGGCTCGCCGCGTTCCCGCCGAGGGGCCGCGACTTCAGGATCTCCTGGACACGGACGGCGTTTTCGAGCCGGTTGTGCACAGCGGCTTCGAATTCTGGATTCCGGATGCGGAGAGCGCCCAGAGCGCCTCCCCGGAGATCGCCGCCTCCCTCGAGCGCGCCAACGCCGCCGCCATCCCGACGGTCAAGCTGGCCGGCGTGGACGCGGCCTACTGGTGCGAGACCCCGGACAAGAACCACCTGCGCTGGGTCATGCCGCACCCCGAGGAGAAGCTGCTCGACGCCCTCGCGCGGCTGCACGCCGCCGGCACCTCCTCGCTCGGCGAAGGCACCCGACTGGTCGGTTCCTTCCGGGCGCACGGCCTGATGGTCCCCGTCTGGGACCTGCCCACCGGTGTGACCGCCGACGACGTGGAGAAGCCCGCGGCCGAGTTCGCGGAGCGGCTGGCCACGGCCCTGGCCGCGGACGCCCCGCTGACCGCCGAGGAGCGCCGGGCGCGCGGCGGGCTCACCAACCGCCAGGTCACCCTCAGCTGA